A stretch of DNA from Spirosoma endbachense:
CCGCCCTACGAAACCGGGAAATTAGCTGAACTGGCCAGCGAAGCAGGACTAGGTCCATTCAGACAGCTGGCCTTGAGACACCACGCGAACAAGCCTGTATTTCGAATAGTGACAGGCTTTTCGTTCCGAGCCGACAATCGTTTCGACGAAGTATTGGACATCTATGAGCCAGATGGGCGAACCTATTCAACTGCATTCCGGAACCTGCTCCGTGATTTTTACCTGATATTCTAAATACCTTTGTGAACTTCGTATCGACATTGAGCACTTTGTGGCTAAAGTTTCGTTCATGAAGTAAAGAACAAAAGGTTCGAATTAAATGACTGAATTGCTTCAACTAACCGTTTTAATTCCGCTTTTCAACGAAGACGAGTCGCTGCCCGAACTGCACGACTGGATCGTGCGGGTTGTAACGGAACAGCACTATACATACGAAATCCTGTTTGTCGACGATGGCAGCACCGATGACTCATGGGCGGTTATCGAACGGCTGGCAGGCGTTAACCCGAATGTTCGCGGGGTTCGTTTTAATCGTAACTATGGCAAAACGGCCGCCCTGCAAACCGGATTCCAGGCGGCTCGGGGCCAGATTGTGATCACGATGGATGCCGATTTGCAGGATAGCCCCGACGAAATTCCGGAACTGTATCGCATGATCGTTGAGGATAAATACGATCTGGTATCGGGCTGGAAACAAAAACGCTATGACCCGATTACCAAGACTTTCCCGACAAAACTGTTCAATGCGGTTTCGCGCTGGATTTCGGGGGTTCAACTCCACGATTTCAATTGTGGCCTGAAAGCCTACAAACAGAAGGTTGTTAAAACGATAGCTCCCACTCTATATGGCGATATGCACCGGAACCTGCCCATTGTGGCTAACTGGAACGGCTACGGCCGGATTGGGGAGAAGGTTGTCCAGCACCGTGCCCGTAAGTACGGGACAACCAAATTTGGCCTTGAACGCTTCGTCAATGGTTTTCTGGATGTGCTGGTTATTGCCTTCGTACACCGGTTTAGCAAGCGGCCGATGCACTTTTTCGGCACATTCGGAACGCTATCGTTTTTTGTCGGGACAGTTCTGGCCGTGTGGCTTATCGCCGAGAAGCTGATCAATATCTCCCAGGGCGTGAAATTTAGAAATGCCACCGATAATCCGTTGTTCTACTTCGGACTGGTCGCCATTATTCTTGGCGTTCAGCTATTCCTGGCGGGCTTCCTGGGTGAAATGCTGGTCCGGCAATCGCTGAATAAATCCGGTGAACACCAGGTCGCTGAGCGTGTTGGTTTCGCGGATCGAATAACTGTATAGGATTATTTCCAGCTTAAGTTAGATAAGATTTTTTGGTAGAAATAGGATTTTTTCGGGCGGAGTTTTCGGTTTTGACCGAATAAACCCGTACGATATAAAACTTATCCTGTATCCGTTTAAAAGGAAAACGATTCAGTATAGTTTTCTCTTCGTATTTTTGTAGCACTAAAGGCATTCCGCCCCCTTTTTGTCAGGCCAAATGGCATTAACTGACGAAAAGTGGGCGGAATGTTTGTTTCAGCGAAACAACAAACATTGATTATTCCAGTTTTTTCTTTAAATCGTATGCAAGCATTTTTTGAGCCGACACAACTTGACCCTATGGCAAAAACTCCTTCTAAAGCCCACCCCTGGCACGGTATTTCACCAGGCGAAAAGGCTCCGGATATTATTACCGCGTTCATCGAAATTGTACCGACCGATACGGTTAAGTATGAAATTGATAAAGAGTCGGGTTATCTGAAAATTGACCGCCCGCAGCAGTATTCCAACATTATTCCGGCTTTATACGGATTCGTTCCTCAGACCTACTGTGGCGATGGAATTGCCCAGCTAGCGTCTGATCGCTCGGGCCGTACTGTCGAACTGGGTGATGGTGACCCGCTGGATATCTGCGTACTGACCGAACGCGAAATCACCCACGGTGATATTCTGTTGCAGGCGATCCCGATCGGTGGTTTCCGGTTGATCGACAAAGGTGAAGCCGACGATAAAATTATTGCCGTTTTGAAAGGGGATTCCATGTATGGTCAATACAATGACCTGAGCGAATTGCCCGTAGCTGTTGTGAAGCGTTTACAGCACTACTTCTTAACCTACAAGAATTTACCCGACGAGCCAGCTGTCATGGAACTGGCAAATGTGTACGGTCGCGATGAAGCCCGTGACGTAATCCGGACCGCCATGGAGGATTATGCGAACATGCCTGCCTGATGCAGTAACGTGATTTTATAAACAACTGGGTAATTTGGTGAATGACAGGGAGTCGTTCGCTAAATTACCCAGTTGTTTTAGAACCCTGTTTGATTTCAATACCTTATTTAACCAGTCAACCATTTATCCGCCGATTTGCGCACTCAACATTTTTCTGAAATATTGGCAACTATGACGCGTAAATTTGTTTATTATGTGTATTAACACACAACTCAATCATTAATACATGCGACAGTTTCTTAAGTATGTT
This window harbors:
- a CDS encoding glycosyltransferase family 2 protein is translated as MTELLQLTVLIPLFNEDESLPELHDWIVRVVTEQHYTYEILFVDDGSTDDSWAVIERLAGVNPNVRGVRFNRNYGKTAALQTGFQAARGQIVITMDADLQDSPDEIPELYRMIVEDKYDLVSGWKQKRYDPITKTFPTKLFNAVSRWISGVQLHDFNCGLKAYKQKVVKTIAPTLYGDMHRNLPIVANWNGYGRIGEKVVQHRARKYGTTKFGLERFVNGFLDVLVIAFVHRFSKRPMHFFGTFGTLSFFVGTVLAVWLIAEKLINISQGVKFRNATDNPLFYFGLVAIILGVQLFLAGFLGEMLVRQSLNKSGEHQVAERVGFADRITV
- a CDS encoding inorganic pyrophosphatase; this translates as MAKTPSKAHPWHGISPGEKAPDIITAFIEIVPTDTVKYEIDKESGYLKIDRPQQYSNIIPALYGFVPQTYCGDGIAQLASDRSGRTVELGDGDPLDICVLTEREITHGDILLQAIPIGGFRLIDKGEADDKIIAVLKGDSMYGQYNDLSELPVAVVKRLQHYFLTYKNLPDEPAVMELANVYGRDEARDVIRTAMEDYANMPA